The Methylomarinum vadi genome has a window encoding:
- the pilL2 gene encoding PFGI-1 class ICE element type IV pilus protein PilL2, translating into MDYPFSVPERTFMMPARLYQTTEAESIMKRSLFNPANPGAVTAICIAGLCTVTSANLHASDIQTGRYSMVSAAPTQAQSELLEATVTVQLPDRIQTIGETVRYLLQRSGYRLAATEFTAPETLALFALPLPAVHRHLGPITLREALETLAGPAFHLVQDPVHRLITFEQCAVKQVAAHGTMNMANVEVAQDDD; encoded by the coding sequence ATGGATTATCCATTTTCAGTACCCGAGCGCACCTTCATGATGCCGGCCAGGTTGTATCAAACCACTGAGGCTGAATCCATTATGAAACGATCACTCTTTAATCCTGCGAACCCTGGTGCAGTGACGGCGATATGCATCGCCGGTCTGTGTACTGTCACCAGTGCGAACCTTCATGCAAGCGATATCCAGACAGGCCGGTATTCAATGGTTTCCGCGGCTCCGACCCAGGCGCAGTCGGAACTGTTGGAAGCGACCGTTACCGTTCAGTTGCCGGATCGGATCCAGACCATCGGAGAGACGGTGCGATATCTTCTGCAGCGCAGTGGTTACCGGCTGGCTGCTACTGAATTCACCGCACCAGAAACGCTTGCGTTGTTTGCGTTACCGTTGCCGGCTGTCCATCGCCATCTTGGGCCGATTACATTGCGCGAGGCGCTGGAGACGCTCGCGGGTCCGGCCTTCCATTTAGTCCAGGATCCTGTTCACCGACTGATCACATTCGAGCAGTGTGCAGTGAAGCAGGTTGCTGCCCACGGGACCATGAACATGGCTAATGTGGAGGTAGCGCAGGATGACGACTGA
- a CDS encoding TIGR03759 family integrating conjugative element protein produces the protein MSRRWRSMVFLGALIASTTAMAVELSHTQIEDTRQDSSQKGTNVLSATDFAHARLWGLSETEWRRYKQLMQGIRGSISPATISPIEVLGIHARDDAERQRYAEVWAHAMYEDAGRILAFQRAYDAATKRLYPNMSLIDISRLPGKTEVKNPFQSTDRLLFFTRPDCPACDLVLNKLLDEAANAEKSGSSR, from the coding sequence ATGAGTAGACGATGGAGATCTATGGTTTTTCTGGGCGCTCTTATCGCGTCGACTACCGCGATGGCTGTCGAATTATCACATACCCAGATAGAAGATACCCGGCAGGATAGTTCGCAAAAAGGCACGAATGTCTTATCAGCCACGGATTTTGCGCATGCCCGTCTGTGGGGTTTGTCGGAGACGGAGTGGCGCCGTTACAAACAGTTGATGCAGGGCATTCGCGGGAGCATCAGCCCGGCGACGATATCGCCCATCGAAGTACTCGGTATTCATGCGCGTGATGATGCGGAGCGGCAGCGATATGCCGAGGTGTGGGCGCACGCCATGTATGAAGACGCAGGCCGTATCCTTGCGTTCCAGCGCGCCTACGATGCAGCAACCAAGCGCCTGTATCCAAATATGTCGCTGATTGACATCAGCCGGTTGCCGGGTAAGACCGAGGTGAAAAATCCCTTTCAGTCCACAGACCGCCTGTTGTTCTTTACTCGCCCGGATTGTCCGGCCTGCGATCTGGTGCTGAATAAGCTGTTGGACGAAGCCGCTAACGCGGAGAAAAGCGGCAGTAGCCGGTAA
- a CDS encoding IS91 family transposase, with translation MILLSAIIQTFEAEFLVAYQGRLSPSQRQALAAMKHCRTSQGPVMLAQCDDCDRQRLVPHSCGHRSCPHCQSHESQQWLERQLQKQVPAEYFLLTFTLPKELRPLAWQQQRTLYDLLIRCSWDTVNTFTRNDQQLQGNAGAIAVLHTHSRRLDYHPHVHLVMPAAAIDPDKRLWRTKQGKKGRKGYLFNHKAVAKVFRAKLLEAISQAGLTLPDYYPQQWVVDVKSVGRGDKALVYLGRYLYKGVIQEKDIIACRDGQVTFRYQDSKTKKWQTRTLPGVKFLWLMLRHVLPKGFRRTRNFGFLHPNSKRLIRLLQVLLGVNPNRAIAWLRPRPKLQCPCCGGTLQIIKTRILGSSAVMALNSTKA, from the coding sequence ATGATCTTGCTTTCCGCCATCATCCAAACCTTCGAAGCCGAGTTTCTGGTCGCTTACCAGGGTCGCTTGTCACCCAGTCAGCGTCAGGCGCTGGCCGCGATGAAACACTGCCGCACGTCGCAAGGCCCTGTGATGTTGGCGCAATGCGATGATTGCGATCGGCAACGCTTGGTGCCGCATTCCTGCGGCCATCGCAGCTGCCCGCATTGCCAGTCGCACGAATCGCAACAATGGCTGGAAAGGCAGTTGCAGAAGCAGGTGCCGGCCGAATATTTTTTGCTGACGTTTACTTTGCCCAAAGAACTCAGGCCGTTGGCCTGGCAACAGCAACGTACGTTGTATGATCTGCTGATCCGCTGTAGTTGGGATACCGTCAACACCTTCACCCGCAACGATCAACAGCTTCAGGGCAATGCCGGTGCTATTGCTGTGTTGCATACCCATTCCCGCCGATTGGATTACCATCCGCATGTACACTTGGTGATGCCGGCGGCCGCCATCGATCCTGATAAACGACTGTGGCGCACCAAACAGGGTAAAAAGGGCCGGAAAGGCTATTTGTTCAATCACAAGGCAGTGGCCAAAGTGTTTCGGGCCAAATTGCTTGAAGCGATCTCGCAGGCCGGTTTGACATTGCCTGACTACTATCCGCAACAATGGGTCGTTGACGTCAAGTCGGTCGGACGCGGCGATAAAGCCTTGGTTTATCTGGGACGTTATCTCTATAAGGGCGTTATCCAGGAAAAGGACATTATTGCCTGCCGAGATGGCCAAGTAACCTTCCGTTACCAGGACAGCAAAACCAAAAAGTGGCAGACTCGAACACTACCCGGCGTGAAGTTTCTGTGGCTGATGCTCCGCCATGTTCTGCCCAAAGGCTTTAGGCGGACTCGCAACTTCGGCTTTTTGCACCCCAACAGCAAACGGCTGATTCGTCTGCTGCAAGTCTTGCTCGGCGTCAATCCCAATCGTGCTATCGCTTGGCTCAGGCCCCGCCCGAAACTCCAATGCCCATGTTGTGGTGGAACCCTGCAGATTATCAAAACGCGCATTCTCGGTTCTTCGGCTGTCATGGCATTGAATTCGACCAAAGCGTAG
- a CDS encoding lytic transglycosylase domain-containing protein, which yields MVALMRVFGWPMVFAVLTLPSMGRANESVPTGYRMIAAEHGIPQSVLFAVALTESGKQTGQTGTLRPWPWTLNVAGRGYFFDSRQAAWQALMAYLEEGKRSIDIGLMQVNWRYHQDRLGTPWQALDPYHNIRVGAGILQDCYATRQDWWGSVGCYHSPKDSHRADRYRRRVVSHWQRIVQEG from the coding sequence ATGGTGGCGTTGATGCGAGTTTTTGGCTGGCCGATGGTATTTGCCGTCCTGACGCTTCCTTCCATGGGGAGGGCGAATGAATCCGTGCCAACGGGTTATCGCATGATTGCGGCAGAGCATGGAATACCCCAGAGCGTTTTGTTTGCTGTGGCACTCACTGAAAGCGGTAAGCAGACGGGACAGACGGGTACCCTCCGGCCCTGGCCATGGACATTGAACGTGGCCGGACGGGGTTACTTCTTCGATTCCCGACAAGCGGCCTGGCAGGCATTGATGGCGTATCTGGAGGAGGGGAAGCGTTCCATCGATATTGGCCTGATGCAGGTCAACTGGCGTTATCACCAGGATCGGCTCGGGACCCCGTGGCAGGCACTCGATCCGTATCACAACATACGCGTGGGCGCCGGGATTCTGCAGGATTGTTACGCCACGCGGCAGGACTGGTGGGGTAGCGTTGGCTGTTATCACTCGCCGAAGGATTCCCATCGTGCAGATCGGTACCGTCGCCGTGTTGTCTCCCACTGGCAGCGCATCGTACAGGAAGGATAA